The following nucleotide sequence is from Labilithrix sp..
AGGACGCGATCTTCCGCGCGCAGACGAGGCGATCGGACCCGCGCGCGACGAGGGTGTAGTCGTCGGTCTCCGCGAACGCGAGCCCCTCGTCCCCCGCCGGCGCCGTGCCCGCGATCGCGGGCCCGAGGTCGCGACCGCGGAGCCGCGGCGGGATCGGCACGTCGAGCGCGGCGAGGGTGGTCGGTAGGAGGTCGATCGTCTGGACCGGAGCCGGCACGACGCGCGGCGCGAGCCCCGGCACCGCGACGACGAGCGGCACGCGCACCTGCTCCTCGTACACGGTGGTGCCGTGGTAGCGCCCGCCGTGATCGCCGTGCTCCTCGCCGTGGTCCGCGCTCACGATGAACACGGGCTGGTCGCCGCCGCGCTCGGCGAAGACGACCTCGAGCTCGCCGACGAGGGCGTCCGCGGCCGCGATCTCGCTGTCGTACGCGTCGAACTTGGGATCGCCCGAGAACGGATGCTCCGGATGCATCACGTACGGCTCGTGCGGCTCGAAGAGGTGGACCCAGACGAAGACCGGTCTGTCCTTCGGCGTCGCGGCGAGGTACGCGCGGACTTGCTCGGCGCGGAGGGCGGGCCCGGCGAACTCCTCCTTGTGGTACTCGAAGCCGAGGTGCGTGTCGCGCATCCGCCGGAAGCGATGCTCGTCGATGAAGAACACCGCCGGCGGGTAGAACCCGCCCGTGCGGTAGCCGTAGCGCTGGAGCTGGACGGGCCAGGTCTCGTCGTCGGCCGCGTCCTCCCCGCGGAGCGCCACGAGCGCTTTCATATATTTCCCCGTCATCATCGAAGCTATCGAATACGACGTATGCGGGGTGGGGCAATACGCGCGCTCGAAGCGGACGCCGCGCGCCGCGATCGCGTCGATGTGCGGCGTCGTCTTGCGCGGATACCCGTAGGCCGAGACGTGGTCGGCGCGGAGGGCGTCGATCGTGACGAGGACGATGTCGCGCCCCCGGAACGAGAGCGCGTGCGAGCCGCCGTTGCTCTTGAGGCTCGTGAGCGTGCTCGTCGCGACCTCGTCGTCCTCGATCGGCGGCGGCGGCGCGATCCGCGACGCGACGACGACGGCGGGCCCGTGGATCGGCGCGCGCTCGAGGAGGATGCGGCGGAGGTTGTCCTGCGTCGCGAGGCGCGCCGCCGCATACGGCGTCCACGCGGCGGAGAGCAGCGCGAGCGCGAGCGCGCCGTACGCGACGTTGCGCCCCGCGCGGCTCCCCCGCAGCGGCAGGAGCAACCCGCTCGTCGCGACGAGCACGACCCCGAGCAGCGCGAGGTGGAACGCGGGATAGAGGCGCGGAAACGCGAACACGTCCGCGAGCCACGCGCCGAGCCCGACGAAGATCCCGAGCAACGCGATCTGCCCGCGCCGCAGCGGCGCGACCTTGCGCGCGACGACCCAACCGGCGCCGCCCCCGAGCGCCGCGACGACGAGCACGAAGGGCGCGCGCATCGCGAGCGACGCCATGAGCCGCCCCGTCGACACCCCGATCCCCACCGCGACGCCGGAGATCGCGCCGAGCCCCGCGACCAGCGCCGGCCGCGGATCGCGCGCGACGACGGCGATCCCCGCCGCGATCGGGAGCGAGCACGCGAGCGCGATCGGCGAGAGGTAGAGGCGCGCGGCCCCCATCTCGCTCGAGTTCGCGAACTCGGCGCGGTACCCGAGCCCGATCGCGAGGTTCTCGAACACGAGCACCACCACGTACGCCGCGAGCACGAGCCCCACGTCGGCAGCAAACCCGAGCGCACGCGATGCCGGCTTCACGTCGCCGCGCACTATACTCGCCAGCGCGCTCCCCGCCCCCCTCGCCATCGCCGTCATCTTTTTCATGACCCGCACGACGTCCTCTCGCGCTTCGACCTGATCGCGTGGGGCGCTGGCGGGCCTTCCCACCTACGACGTCTCATCGCAAGCCCGCCCCCTCGCCGCTCCCCCGGCTCCCACCCGGCTTCGCGCAACACCGCGCCTCGCCCCACCCTCGTCGCGACCGCGCGCGCGGCGCGCGGCTTACCCCGCCTCTTCGCGGACGGCGAGCGCGCGGCGGAGCTTGGCGACGATGGAGCCGAGGACGCGGTGCTCCGGCGCGGCGAGCTTCTTGTCGGCGGCGCGGATCGCGCGGGCGTCGGACTCCACGCGTTCGAGCCACGGCCACGGGTCGGCGGGGTCGAGGTAGACGAGCTCCTCTTCCTCACCGTGCTGCCGCGTGCCGCCGAGGTCGCCGGAGCCGCGGAGCTCGAGGTCCGCCTTCGCGACCTCCTCGCCCGACGAGAGCGCCGCGAGCCGCTCGAGACGCGCGCGCGCGAGGCCCTCGAGCGGCTCCTCGTGGAGCAGCACGCACGCGCCGGCGATGCTCCCGCGTCCGACGCGGCCGCGGAGCTGATGGAGCTGCGCGAGCCCGAACTGCTGTGCGTCCTCGATGACGATCAGCGTCGCCTCCGGCACGTCGACGCCGACCTCGATCACGGTCGTCCCCACCAGGAGCGGCGTCTCTCCGTCGCGGAACGCCTGCATCGCGGCGCGCTTCTCCGCCGGCTTCATGCGGCCGTGGATGACGCCGACCCCCTTCACCGCCAGCTTCAGCGCGAGCGCCCGCGCCTCGAGCGAGGCGAGCTCGTCGGTATCCTCGTCCTCCCCCGTATCCTCGATCCGCGGGACGACCCAGAAGACCCGCTCGCCGCGGAGCGTCGTCTCCTCCACGAGCCGCACCACCGCGGCCTCCGCGGACCGCGGCGCGAGCGCGGTCGCGACCGGCGGCCGCCCCGCGGGCCGCTCCCGCAGCGTCGTCGTCGCGAGCTCCCCCCGCAGCGCGAGCGCGAAGGTGCGCGGGATCGGCGTCGCGCTCAGCGTGAGCAGGTGCGGCCGCGTCCGCTCCCGCGCGCCCTTGTGCACGAGCGCGAGGCGCTGCCCGACGCCGAGCCGCTGCTGCTCGTCGACGACGACGAGCGCCAGGTCCGGCAGCGCGACCCCGGCGCCGAGGAGCGCGTGCGTCCCGATCGCGACCGCCGCCTCCCGCCGCGCGAGCGCGCGCTCCCCTTCCCTCCGCTCGGTCGCGCCCGCCGAGACGAGCACCGCGCGCGCGCCGGTCGCGGCCTCGAGCGGGCGCACCGCCGCCATGTACTGCTCCGCGAGCACCGTCGTCGGCGCGAGGATCGCCGCCTGCTTGCCCGCCTTCACCGCCTGCGCGACGGCCGCGAGCGCGACCGCGGTCTTCCCCGTCCCCACGTCGCCGAGGAGGAGGCGCCGCATCGGCCGGTCCGACGCGAGGTCCGCCGCCACCGTCGCGATCGCCTCCCGCTGATCCTTCGTGAACGCGAACCCGAGCGCGCGCTCGAGCTTCTTCACCGTCGCCGCCGCCGGCGGCAGCGCGGGCGCCCGCTTCCCCGCGAGCCCCTCCTCCGCGTCGAGCCGCTCCCACGCCTTCGTGAACGCCTCCGCCCACGCGAGCCGCTCGACGAACGCGCGCCGGTCTGCGTCCGCCGGCGCGTCGCCGCCGAGCGCGTGCATCCGGCGGAGCACCTCCTCCGCCGGCGGCATCCCCTCGCGCGCGGCGATCGCGGCCGGCAGCGGATCCGCGTCGACCGTCGCCGCCGTCGCGATCGCCTTCCGCAAGATCGCGCCCTTCGGCCCGAGCCGCGGGTAACGCGGCCGCACGACGCGCGTCTCCGGCGCGTCGGGGAACAGGTCCGGGTGCGCGGTCCGCGGCGGCTTCTTCGAGGGCGGCGGCTCGACGACGACCTTGCCGACGACGATCAGCTTCGCCCCCGGCTTCGCGACCGCGAGGACGCCGTGCGCGGTGAAGAACCAGAACGCGTGCAATTTGCACGTTTCGTCGCCTCCGTCGCGGAGCACCACGCGGACGCCGCGGCGGCGGCCGAGCGGCATCATCGACGCGCTCACGACGACGGCGGCGAAGACGTGCCGCCCCGGCGCCGCGATCGCCTCGCGGAGCGACGCCGGTGCGCGGAGGTCGTCCCAGCCCACCGGCGCGGTCCAGGCGAGGTCCGCGACGGTGCGGACGCCGACCTCGGCGAGCCCCTTCTTCGCGGTCGGCCCCAGCCCCGCGATCGCGTCGACCGGGTCGAGCGGGTCCAGCTACTTGAACTCGACTTCGAGGATCTCGTAGGTGCGCTCGCCGTTGGGCGTGCGGATCTTCACCTCGTCGCCGACCTCCTTGCCGAGGAGCGACTTCGCGATCGGCGCGGTGACGGCGATGGATCCCTGACTGATGTCGGCCTCGTCCGCGCCGAGGATGCGGTACGTGACCTCCTCGTCCGTCGCGGTGTTGAGGAGCTTCACCGTCGCGCCGAAGGCGACCTTGTCGCCGGACAGCTTCGTCGGATCGATGATCTCGGCGCGCGCGAGCTTGTCCTCGAGCTCCTTGATCCGACCTTCGTTGAAGCCGCCTTTTTCGCGAGCAGCGTGATATTCGGCGTTTTCGCTCAGGTCGCCATGTGCGCGCGCCTCGGCGATCATCTGGCTGATCTGCGGCCGGTCGACGGTCTTGCGCCGATGGAGCTCGTCGCGAAGCTTCTGGGCGCCCTCGGGGGTGATGGGGTTCTTCTCGACCGGCATGGCCGAAGCTTTTACTCCACTCTCGCGCTCGCGGGGAGTGTGCTACGTCCGGGCCGTGCCGATCGTCGGCGATCGCCCCGAGTCAGGAGTCCGCATCGCGATCGAACGCGACGCGTCGAAGGACGATCCGCCCTGGATCTACGCGGGCGCGGCGCATCTGCCCGACGGCAGCCATCCTCTGACCGTCACCGTCGACGCGGCGGGAGACGTCGCGGTGTCGATCGGCCCGGACGCGCCGCCCGAGCTCGGCGAGAAGGTGCGGCTCATCGTCCGGACCGCCTACCGCCAGGCCAAAGCCGACGGCGAGGCCCCCGCCTGGCGGATCGTCCGCTGGCGCGGCGAGAAGTAGTGCTAAACGGTTCCGCGATGTTCCGGCCGCTCCGCGTCGTCCTCGTCGCCCTCGCCCCCGCGTTCGTGGGCGGCGTCGCCGGCTGCGAGACGCCGGAGGCGCGCACGT
It contains:
- a CDS encoding DEAD/DEAH box helicase, coding for MGWDDLRAPASLREAIAAPGRHVFAAVVVSASMMPLGRRRGVRVVLRDGGDETCKLHAFWFFTAHGVLAVAKPGAKLIVVGKVVVEPPPSKKPPRTAHPDLFPDAPETRVVRPRYPRLGPKGAILRKAIATAATVDADPLPAAIAAREGMPPAEEVLRRMHALGGDAPADADRRAFVERLAWAEAFTKAWERLDAEEGLAGKRAPALPPAAATVKKLERALGFAFTKDQREAIATVAADLASDRPMRRLLLGDVGTGKTAVALAAVAQAVKAGKQAAILAPTTVLAEQYMAAVRPLEAATGARAVLVSAGATERREGERALARREAAVAIGTHALLGAGVALPDLALVVVDEQQRLGVGQRLALVHKGARERTRPHLLTLSATPIPRTFALALRGELATTTLRERPAGRPPVATALAPRSAEAAVVRLVEETTLRGERVFWVVPRIEDTGEDEDTDELASLEARALALKLAVKGVGVIHGRMKPAEKRAAMQAFRDGETPLLVGTTVIEVGVDVPEATLIVIEDAQQFGLAQLHQLRGRVGRGSIAGACVLLHEEPLEGLARARLERLAALSSGEEVAKADLELRGSGDLGGTRQHGEEEELVYLDPADPWPWLERVESDARAIRAADKKLAAPEHRVLGSIVAKLRRALAVREEAG
- a CDS encoding sulfatase-like hydrolase/transferase, with translation MKPASRALGFAADVGLVLAAYVVVLVFENLAIGLGYRAEFANSSEMGAARLYLSPIALACSLPIAAGIAVVARDPRPALVAGLGAISGVAVGIGVSTGRLMASLAMRAPFVLVVAALGGGAGWVVARKVAPLRRGQIALLGIFVGLGAWLADVFAFPRLYPAFHLALLGVVLVATSGLLLPLRGSRAGRNVAYGALALALLSAAWTPYAAARLATQDNLRRILLERAPIHGPAVVVASRIAPPPPIEDDEVATSTLTSLKSNGGSHALSFRGRDIVLVTIDALRADHVSAYGYPRKTTPHIDAIAARGVRFERAYCPTPHTSYSIASMMTGKYMKALVALRGEDAADDETWPVQLQRYGYRTGGFYPPAVFFIDEHRFRRMRDTHLGFEYHKEEFAGPALRAEQVRAYLAATPKDRPVFVWVHLFEPHEPYVMHPEHPFSGDPKFDAYDSEIAAADALVGELEVVFAERGGDQPVFIVSADHGEEHGDHGGRYHGTTVYEEQVRVPLVVAVPGLAPRVVPAPVQTIDLLPTTLAALDVPIPPRLRGRDLGPAIAGTAPAGDEGLAFAETDDYTLVARGSDRLVCARKIASCTLFDVAKDPAQKHPDTSRPARVAELKKLTAAIERETGRVEASTLPDALRRGLQGDLDAAEDVAPLLDDVRVDIRRLAARCAFRLKAPLLVTQLRRSAAQDADPEVRRWAALALARIGEEGARSAVEELFASSAPGSEERVAAALTLGEHGDARGEGDLVARWADAFTPDTKTPGEIDEARALLAVFATLRSKAAVPALVRSLEDLRLRPYLVETLGAIGDPRAKEPLLLLFASERYVHLRPLEARALLAVGAKTELLAPLERFAGVPEPMVEALPIAREAKLLAPERGGTEGGSGKLRLAKAGPARLLMIATAEPRPQVDGVMPAAPSEVAKGLWMLELGTLPAGEVQVAGAGAAAWLVPRSEEIPPPAPKAWDAGGL
- the greA gene encoding transcription elongation factor GreA, which codes for MPVEKNPITPEGAQKLRDELHRRKTVDRPQISQMIAEARAHGDLSENAEYHAAREKGGFNEGRIKELEDKLARAEIIDPTKLSGDKVAFGATVKLLNTATDEEVTYRILGADEADISQGSIAVTAPIAKSLLGKEVGDEVKIRTPNGERTYEILEVEFK